The following are encoded together in the Bacillus sp. V2I10 genome:
- a CDS encoding SGNH/GDSL hydrolase family protein — protein sequence MKKYLSLAAFLVILLLMSCGNRSERYTIVAFGDSNTRGANWTIRNYQDTDKWVNLIKSTLPVNNGQALIHNAGVGGETTEDARKRFKRDVLKMDPNLVFIMFGTNDAVILPNGKPKVDHARFKENLLYYVREVRHAGGTPVLMTCLPIVEGKGNDKLYYTRYPKKLYAHTDGARNWHNSYNDITREVAYKNDVTLIDNWTNMVKFAGGDSDEALLNSGIIDPSGNHMTPQGAELIYLSILESKVLNSK from the coding sequence TTGAAAAAGTATTTGTCTCTTGCCGCTTTTCTTGTGATTTTACTATTAATGAGCTGCGGAAATCGATCAGAAAGATATACGATTGTGGCCTTTGGCGACAGCAATACGCGCGGCGCCAACTGGACCATCCGCAATTATCAAGATACAGATAAATGGGTAAATTTAATAAAATCCACTTTGCCTGTGAATAACGGGCAGGCTTTGATCCATAATGCCGGGGTTGGCGGTGAAACCACTGAGGATGCAAGGAAACGCTTTAAGCGTGATGTGCTGAAAATGGATCCGAATTTGGTTTTCATCATGTTTGGAACAAATGATGCAGTCATTTTGCCGAATGGGAAACCTAAAGTAGACCATGCACGTTTTAAAGAAAATCTTCTCTATTACGTGCGAGAAGTAAGGCATGCCGGCGGCACTCCAGTCCTTATGACCTGTTTGCCGATTGTAGAAGGAAAGGGCAATGACAAACTATACTACACCCGCTATCCGAAGAAGCTTTATGCTCATACTGATGGAGCCAGGAACTGGCATAACTCATACAACGATATTACCCGCGAAGTCGCATATAAAAATGATGTTACTTTAATAGATAATTGGACAAATATGGTGAAGTTTGCCGGCGGAGATTCGGATGAAGCTTTATTAAATTCAGGAATCATCGATCCATCAGGCAATCATATGACGCCACAGGGAGCAGAACTAATTTATTTATCCATCCTTGAAAGCAAAGTGCTCAATTCTAAGTAA
- the sigK gene encoding RNA polymerase sporulation sigma factor SigK produces MSGVLAALGYLLKELVFLVSYVKNNAFPQPLSANDEKKYLRLMATGDEHARNMLIEHNLRLVAHIVKKFENTGEDSEDLISIGTIGLIKAIESYSEGKGTKLATYAARCIENEILMHLRALKKTKKDVSLHDPIGQDKEGNEISLIDVLKSESEDVIDTIQLNMELEKVKEFIDILDEREKEVIVGRFGLDLQKEKTQREIAKELGISRSYVSRIEKRALMKMFHEFYRAEKEKKNQQKSKG; encoded by the coding sequence ATGTCAGGGGTTTTAGCAGCTTTAGGATACTTATTAAAGGAATTAGTCTTTCTAGTATCATATGTAAAAAACAATGCCTTCCCTCAGCCTTTGTCAGCAAATGATGAAAAGAAGTATCTCAGGCTTATGGCGACTGGGGATGAACATGCCCGCAACATGCTGATTGAACATAATCTGCGGCTTGTAGCACATATTGTCAAGAAATTTGAAAACACCGGCGAGGACTCAGAGGATCTTATTTCTATCGGGACAATCGGCCTGATAAAAGCCATTGAAAGCTACTCGGAAGGAAAAGGAACAAAGCTTGCAACCTATGCTGCAAGGTGTATTGAAAATGAGATTCTCATGCACCTGAGAGCACTGAAGAAAACAAAGAAAGATGTTTCCCTGCATGATCCTATTGGACAGGATAAGGAAGGAAACGAGATAAGCCTGATAGATGTCTTAAAGTCAGAATCAGAAGATGTCATTGATACCATTCAGCTGAATATGGAGCTTGAAAAAGTGAAAGAATTCATTGATATTCTTGATGAACGGGAGAAAGAAGTAATTGTCGGAAGGTTCGGGCTAGATCTTCAGAAGGAGAAAACGCAGCGGGAAATTGCGAAGGAGCTTGGGATCTCAAGGAGTTATGTTTCAAGAATCGAGAAAAGGGCCTTAATGAAGATGTTTCATGAATTTTACCGGGCAGAAAAAGAAAAGAAAAACCAGCAAAAAAGCAAAGGATAA
- a CDS encoding YrzI family small protein — translation MTIHLLFVTLTIKRKQKSIDQVQHEEQVFKSYEAMMNKCFQMYNGN, via the coding sequence ATGACCATCCACTTATTATTTGTTACTTTAACAATTAAACGAAAGCAAAAATCAATCGATCAAGTGCAGCATGAAGAACAAGTTTTCAAGTCATATGAAGCAATGATGAACAAATGCTTTCAAATGTACAACGGCAACTAA
- the pssA gene encoding CDP-diacylglycerol--serine O-phosphatidyltransferase — translation MFFISYVDATVKKIKANTANLLTLVNLGLGGFAILYTINDVLKLSLLLIFLAALADRFDGMVARKFNIESELGKQLDSMSDIISFGVAPALLLYKGILFELGAPGAFFIVLYIGCGAFRLARFNISDNCGFFNGLPITAAGCILTLSYLWKDFMPAYYYMFLLMILSFCMIASFKIRKM, via the coding sequence ATGTTTTTTATAAGTTATGTAGACGCAACAGTAAAAAAAATAAAAGCAAATACTGCCAATCTTCTTACGCTCGTCAATCTCGGCCTTGGCGGTTTTGCGATTCTGTATACAATAAATGATGTCTTAAAACTAAGTCTATTGCTTATTTTTCTCGCAGCACTTGCAGACCGGTTTGATGGGATGGTTGCCAGAAAGTTTAATATTGAATCCGAACTCGGTAAGCAATTGGATTCAATGAGTGATATTATATCATTTGGTGTAGCCCCCGCACTACTTCTTTATAAAGGAATTCTTTTTGAGTTAGGTGCTCCGGGCGCATTTTTTATCGTCTTATACATTGGATGCGGCGCTTTCAGACTGGCAAGGTTTAACATATCTGACAACTGCGGCTTCTTCAATGGGCTTCCAATTACAGCAGCAGGGTGTATTCTGACGTTAAGCTATCTTTGGAAGGATTTCATGCCGGCTTACTATTACATGTTTTTGCTTATGATTTTATCATTTTGTATGATTGCTTCATTCAAAATCAGAAAAATGTAG
- a CDS encoding phosphatidylserine decarboxylase: MKKKLYQNLIELTNSLPVSKFIMKFAESSRSRFIIPSYVKIYQVNVNEAKKQLDAYPSLHDFFIRELKEDARTFDDNQNHIISPVDAVIEQFGTISSHDAIIVKNQPYSIHDMLEDPALAEKYINGSFIVLYLSPSHYHRIHSPASGTVVKQYELGNKSYPVNRWGLMYGKSPLSKNFRTITEIKEEDHNHLAVVKIGAMFINTIQLTHANEKVQKGEELGYFSFGSTVVLLFEKHKTDFADSVALKKEVKAGEVLAVKK, encoded by the coding sequence TTGAAAAAAAAACTGTACCAAAATCTAATTGAATTAACAAACTCTCTGCCTGTTTCAAAGTTTATCATGAAATTTGCTGAATCATCCCGCAGCCGTTTTATTATTCCGTCATATGTGAAGATTTATCAAGTCAATGTAAATGAAGCTAAAAAGCAGTTAGATGCCTATCCGTCTCTGCATGATTTTTTTATTCGGGAATTAAAAGAAGATGCAAGAACATTTGATGATAACCAAAATCATATCATAAGTCCTGTTGATGCCGTCATAGAACAATTCGGCACTATTTCTTCACATGATGCCATTATTGTCAAAAATCAGCCTTATTCTATTCACGATATGCTTGAAGATCCTGCTTTAGCAGAGAAGTATATAAATGGTTCGTTTATTGTTCTGTATTTGAGTCCGAGTCATTATCACCGCATACATAGTCCGGCTTCAGGAACGGTTGTTAAACAGTATGAGCTCGGGAATAAATCCTATCCAGTTAACAGATGGGGCTTAATGTACGGAAAATCACCACTGTCAAAGAATTTCCGGACTATTACAGAAATTAAAGAAGAAGATCATAATCATCTTGCAGTTGTTAAAATAGGGGCAATGTTTATAAATACGATTCAATTAACTCATGCTAATGAAAAGGTGCAAAAAGGAGAAGAGCTGGGTTATTTTTCTTTTGGATCTACAGTTGTTCTGCTGTTTGAAAAACACAAAACTGATTTTGCAGATTCAGTTGCACTGAAGAAGGAAGTGAAAGCAGGAGAGGTATTGGCTGTGAAAAAATGA
- a CDS encoding sporulation histidine kinase inhibitor Sda, giving the protein MRKLSDELLIESYFKATEMNLSEDFIELIKIEIKRRSLTHVLKASS; this is encoded by the coding sequence ATGCGTAAACTATCTGATGAACTATTGATTGAATCGTATTTTAAAGCAACAGAGATGAATTTAAGCGAAGATTTTATTGAATTGATAAAAATTGAAATTAAACGCCGCTCTCTGACTCACGTTTTAAAAGCGTCCAGCTAG
- a CDS encoding YqeG family HAD IIIA-type phosphatase, whose product MMLKLFLPGEYVKNIFEISPTALKERGVKGIITDLDNTLVEWDRPSATPKLIEWFKDVKDHGIAVTIVSNNVEKRVKSFSDPLNIPFIYKARKPMGKAFRRAVKNMNLEKKDVVVIGDQLLTDVLGGNRNGFHTILVVPVASTDGLVTRFNRKIERRILAALKRKGLIQWED is encoded by the coding sequence ATAATGTTAAAACTATTCCTGCCCGGTGAATATGTAAAAAATATCTTTGAAATATCTCCAACGGCTCTAAAAGAGCGCGGAGTGAAAGGGATTATTACAGACTTGGATAATACCCTTGTGGAGTGGGACCGTCCTAGCGCTACACCAAAGCTGATTGAATGGTTTAAAGATGTGAAAGATCATGGAATCGCTGTAACGATTGTATCTAATAATGTAGAAAAACGGGTGAAATCATTTTCAGACCCGCTAAACATTCCATTTATATATAAAGCGAGAAAGCCTATGGGCAAAGCGTTCAGACGTGCTGTGAAGAATATGAATCTGGAAAAAAAAGATGTGGTTGTCATTGGTGACCAGCTTTTAACAGACGTTCTCGGAGGAAACCGCAATGGTTTTCATACCATTTTAGTTGTGCCAGTAGCTTCTACGGATGGTCTTGTGACAAGGTTTAACCGTAAAATTGAACGCAGAATTTTAGCTGCTCTTAAAAGAAAAGGCTTAATTCAATGGGAGGATTAA
- the yqeH gene encoding ribosome biogenesis GTPase YqeH, protein MEEQFVCIGCGVKIQTGNQDELGYAPESTLQKEVMICQRCFRLKNYNEIQDVSLTDEDFLKILHGIGDTNALVVKIVDIFDFNGSWLNGLQRFVGGNPILLVGNKADILPKSVKKQKLISWMKREAKEFGLNPVDVFLISSARGQGIPEVTDAIEQYREGQDVYVVGCTNVGKSTFINRIIKEVSGEKDVITTSHFPGTTLDLIEIPLDDGSSLYDTPGIINHHQMAHFVDKNDLKLLSPKKEVKPKVFQLNEMQTLFFGGLARLDYLSGGRTSLTCYVPSELNIHRTKQENADDLYKRHAGDMLTPPRMEQLEEFPELTAHEFTIKEDKTDIVFSGLGWVTVNEGNKKVTAYAPKGVNVTLRPSLI, encoded by the coding sequence ATAGAAGAACAATTTGTTTGCATTGGCTGCGGTGTAAAGATTCAAACGGGAAATCAGGACGAGCTTGGATATGCGCCTGAGAGTACACTGCAAAAGGAAGTTATGATTTGCCAAAGATGCTTTCGTCTGAAAAATTACAATGAAATACAAGATGTTTCATTAACTGATGAAGATTTCCTTAAGATCCTGCACGGTATAGGAGATACAAATGCTCTTGTCGTGAAAATCGTGGATATTTTTGATTTCAACGGAAGCTGGCTGAATGGTCTTCAGCGTTTCGTTGGAGGAAATCCAATTTTGCTTGTTGGAAATAAAGCGGATATCTTGCCGAAATCCGTTAAGAAGCAAAAATTAATCAGCTGGATGAAGCGTGAAGCGAAGGAATTTGGATTAAATCCTGTTGATGTTTTCCTGATCAGTTCTGCGAGAGGACAGGGTATTCCGGAAGTAACCGATGCGATTGAGCAATACCGCGAAGGTCAGGATGTATATGTAGTGGGCTGTACGAATGTTGGGAAATCTACGTTTATTAACCGGATTATTAAAGAAGTATCGGGAGAAAAAGACGTTATTACGACTTCTCACTTCCCAGGTACTACTCTCGATTTAATCGAGATCCCGCTTGATGACGGGTCCTCATTATATGATACACCTGGAATCATTAATCATCATCAAATGGCCCATTTCGTAGATAAAAACGACCTCAAGCTTTTGTCTCCTAAAAAGGAAGTCAAGCCAAAGGTTTTTCAATTAAATGAAATGCAGACTTTATTCTTCGGCGGACTTGCACGCCTGGATTATTTAAGCGGCGGAAGAACTTCTTTGACATGCTATGTCCCTTCCGAACTGAATATTCATCGGACGAAACAGGAAAATGCAGATGATCTGTACAAAAGGCACGCAGGCGATATGCTTACGCCTCCAAGAATGGAGCAGCTGGAAGAATTCCCTGAACTTACTGCACATGAATTTACAATCAAGGAAGATAAAACAGATATTGTTTTCTCCGGACTTGGCTGGGTGACGGTAAACGAAGGGAATAAGAAAGTAACGGCGTATGCCCCTAAAGGTGTAAATGTTACATTAAGACCATCATTAATCTGA
- the aroE gene encoding shikimate dehydrogenase produces MNRVYGLIGCPVGHSMSPLIHNDAFLQKEIKASYHAFHVEKDDLQAAIAGMKALGIAGFNVTIPHKVSIIPFLDKLDKSAELLGAVNTVLNKDGCLVGYNTDGQGYLQSLKHLLNKPLHEQRYLIIGAGGAARAIYFTLAAEGCANIDLANRTLSKAEQLMEECPAGSAGSVLSLSESEQRLSNFDVIIQTTSIGMHPNTSQKPFEVTNLKKGSIVSDIVYNPVKTALLKEAEEAGAKTLNGVGMFVHQAALSFEIWTGEKPDTARMSELVYEQLGGFTC; encoded by the coding sequence ATGAATAGAGTATATGGACTGATTGGATGTCCTGTCGGGCATTCCATGTCACCGCTTATACACAATGATGCTTTTTTGCAAAAAGAGATAAAAGCTTCCTATCATGCTTTTCATGTTGAGAAAGATGATTTACAGGCTGCGATAGCAGGAATGAAGGCTTTAGGAATAGCGGGTTTTAATGTGACAATTCCGCATAAGGTTTCCATTATCCCATTTTTAGACAAGCTTGATAAGAGTGCTGAACTCCTCGGAGCGGTTAATACCGTTCTTAATAAAGATGGCTGTTTAGTAGGGTATAATACAGATGGTCAGGGATATTTACAGTCTTTAAAACATCTTCTGAACAAGCCTCTGCACGAGCAGAGATATTTAATTATTGGCGCAGGCGGAGCGGCAAGAGCGATTTACTTTACTCTGGCTGCTGAAGGCTGCGCGAACATTGATCTTGCCAACAGAACCCTTTCAAAAGCAGAGCAGCTTATGGAGGAATGTCCTGCCGGAAGTGCCGGAAGTGTTCTTTCGCTCAGCGAGTCAGAGCAGAGACTTTCAAACTTTGATGTCATCATTCAGACAACTTCGATCGGGATGCACCCGAATACTTCGCAGAAGCCTTTTGAGGTGACAAACCTTAAAAAAGGTTCTATTGTGAGTGACATCGTCTATAATCCTGTGAAGACAGCCCTTTTAAAGGAAGCAGAAGAGGCCGGAGCAAAAACATTGAATGGAGTCGGGATGTTTGTTCATCAGGCAGCTCTTTCATTTGAAATTTGGACCGGTGAAAAGCCCGATACAGCAAGAATGAGTGAATTAGTTTACGAACAATTAGGAGGATTTACATGTTAA
- the yhbY gene encoding ribosome assembly RNA-binding protein YhbY produces the protein MLTGKQKRFLRAEAHHLNPIFQVGKGGVNENMIQQIADVLEVRELIKVSVLQNCEEDRDSVAEALSKGAKAELVQVIGNTIVLYKESKENKQLKLPR, from the coding sequence ATGTTAACTGGTAAACAGAAACGTTTTTTACGTGCAGAAGCACATCATTTAAACCCGATTTTCCAAGTGGGGAAAGGCGGGGTTAATGAAAATATGATCCAGCAGATCGCTGATGTGCTTGAAGTCAGAGAATTGATCAAAGTCAGTGTTCTTCAGAACTGTGAAGAGGATCGAGATTCAGTAGCAGAAGCGCTGTCAAAAGGGGCAAAAGCTGAGCTTGTTCAAGTGATCGGGAACACAATTGTTTTATATAAAGAATCAAAAGAAAATAAACAACTTAAGCTGCCTAGATAA
- a CDS encoding nicotinate-nucleotide adenylyltransferase, producing the protein MRKIGIFGGTFDPPHFGHLLMASEVLHSLHLHEIWFMPNQNPPHKDSDVTTDSIHRLQMLQLCTEKRPGFKVQSIEFERNGPSYTYDTIILLKNQYPDCSFYFIIGADMIEFLPQWHKVDQLIELVQFVGVKRAGFESDTEYPIIEVDAPIFEVSSTMLRERIRLGHATDYLLPDEVRGYIEENHLYGP; encoded by the coding sequence ATGAGGAAAATCGGAATATTTGGAGGTACATTTGACCCTCCCCATTTTGGACACTTATTAATGGCAAGTGAAGTATTGCATTCTCTTCATCTTCATGAAATTTGGTTTATGCCAAACCAAAATCCGCCCCACAAGGACAGTGACGTCACAACTGACAGCATACATAGGCTGCAAATGCTTCAGTTGTGTACAGAAAAGCGGCCAGGGTTTAAGGTACAGAGCATTGAATTTGAGAGAAATGGCCCGTCGTACACATACGATACAATTATATTGCTGAAAAACCAATATCCAGACTGCTCGTTTTATTTTATTATTGGGGCAGACATGATAGAGTTTCTGCCCCAATGGCATAAAGTTGATCAGCTGATTGAACTTGTTCAATTTGTTGGCGTTAAACGTGCAGGCTTTGAATCAGATACAGAATATCCAATCATTGAAGTCGATGCGCCAATCTTTGAAGTATCTTCTACTATGCTTAGAGAGCGGATAAGACTTGGGCATGCCACAGATTATTTACTGCCGGATGAAGTGAGAGGCTATATTGAGGAGAATCACTTATATGGACCGTGA
- the yqeK gene encoding bis(5'-nucleosyl)-tetraphosphatase (symmetrical) YqeK — protein MDREKALALVKEHLTDHRYEHTIGVMETAIVLARLYGADVKKAETAAIFHDYAKFRRKDEMKQIIIEQNMTKELLIHSPELWHAPVGAYLAEKEAGIKDKEILDAIRYHTSGRENMTLLDKVIYVADYIEPGRIFPGADEVRELAKNDLNKALIVSMKNTILFLLKKNQPIYPQTLQSYNFLVFEEKGGTLY, from the coding sequence ATGGACCGTGAAAAAGCATTAGCACTAGTGAAGGAACATTTAACAGATCACAGATATGAGCATACAATCGGAGTAATGGAAACGGCAATTGTACTCGCAAGGCTATATGGAGCAGATGTGAAAAAAGCCGAGACAGCAGCCATTTTTCATGATTATGCAAAGTTTCGCAGAAAAGATGAGATGAAACAAATCATTATCGAGCAGAATATGACTAAGGAATTGTTGATTCACAGTCCGGAACTATGGCATGCTCCTGTTGGTGCTTATCTTGCAGAAAAAGAAGCAGGAATTAAGGATAAAGAAATTCTGGATGCAATCAGGTATCATACATCAGGAAGAGAAAATATGACGCTGCTTGATAAAGTTATATATGTAGCAGATTATATTGAACCGGGCAGAATCTTTCCCGGTGCAGATGAAGTAAGAGAACTTGCAAAGAACGATTTAAACAAAGCGCTGATAGTGTCAATGAAAAATACGATTTTATTTTTGCTGAAAAAAAATCAGCCAATTTATCCGCAGACTCTGCAATCTTATAATTTTTTGGTTTTTGAAGAAAAAGGAGGAACATTATATTGA